From Rhodamnia argentea isolate NSW1041297 chromosome 10, ASM2092103v1, whole genome shotgun sequence, a single genomic window includes:
- the LOC115729640 gene encoding activator of 90 kDa heat shock protein ATPase homolog 1, whose protein sequence is MAKYGEGDKRWIVEERSDGTNVHNWHWSETDCLEWSRNLLTKLLSDLTLLDGEGNLFVRTKKVEKVDGEAYVNIRKGKIIPGYEISVVLAWEGEARDSDGKSLLKVDGTVEIPYIADENADEDPEVKVLVKDDGPIGRRLKEAMGSRGKPVILEKVRVFVESMARGGPAREDLETKKVAPIPKNQTSSPAEAAAPAAAGKKEVAAAPEKKEVKKKKKEGFKTISMTEKFSCRARDMYEILMDENRWKGFTQSNARISKEVGGEFSIFDGSVTGRNVELQEGKLIVQQWRFGSWPDGIHSTVKLTLDEPESGLTVVKLTHTDVPEEDRYGNATVVENTERGWRDLIFNKIRAVFGFGI, encoded by the exons atgGCGAAGTACGGCGAGGGGGACAAGAGGTGGATCGTGGAGGAGCGGTCCGACGGCACCAACGTCCACAACTGGCACTGGTCCGAGACCGACTGCCTCGAGTGGTCTCGCAACCTCCTCACCAAGCTCCTCTCCGACCTCACCCTCCTGGATGGCGAGGGCAACCTCTTCGTACGGACCAAGAAGGTCGAGAAGGTCGACGGCGAGGCCTACGTCAATATCCGCAAGGGGAAGATCATCCCCGGCTACGAGATCAGCGTCGTCCTCGCCTGGGAGGGCGAGGCCAGGGACTCCGACGGGAAGTCCCTGCTGAAGGTCGACGGCACGGTGGAGATCCCGTACATTGCCGACGAGAACGCCGACGAGGACCCCGAGGTCAAGGTCCTCGTCAAGGACGACGGGCCGATCGGGAGGAGGTTGAAGGAGGCGATGGGGAGCAGGGGCAAGCCGGTGATCTTGGAGAAGGTTAGGGTTTTCGTGGAGAGCATGGCGAGGGGAGGCCCGGCGAGGGAAGATTTGGAGACGAAGAAGGTGGCTCCAATTCCAAAGAACCAGACGTCCTCACCAGCTGAAGCAGCTGCGCCTGCTGCTGCGGGGAAGAAGGAGGTGGCTGCGGCCCCTGAGAAGaaggaggtgaagaagaagaagaaggaaggctTCAAGACGATCAGCATGACGGAGAAGTTCAGCTGCAGAGCGAGAGATATGTACGAGATATTGATGGATGAGAACAGGTGGAAAGGGTTCACGCAGAGCAATGCGAGGATAAGCAAAGAGGTGGGAGGAGAGTTTAGCATCTTCGATGGCTCGGTCACTGGAAGGAATGTGGAGTTGCAGGAGGGGAAGTTGATTGTGCAGCAATGGAGGTTTGGGAGCTGGCCTGATGGTATTCACTCCACA GTAAAACTTACTTTGGATGAGCCTGAATCTGGTCTGACTGTTGTCAAGCTCACACACACTGACGTCCCTGAAGAAGACAG